In a genomic window of Ignavibacteria bacterium:
- the scpB gene encoding SMC-Scp complex subunit ScpB: MTEMEHEQLQHAVDTRELPYFFTLDRAEQLKALEALIFASEEPLTNRMLHRVLVLEDPSQQAPGQQTLPLEGEKEQPTPEVVLPAFDVPKGFFDDLVEEINDELERTSRPYRIVKIAGGFQFATTPTHGQLVQRLLKAKNRKRLTQAALETIAIIAYRQPITKAEIDAIRGVNAGEVVNSLVEKQLVAMVGRAETLGKPLLYGTTEEFLRIFGLNSLSDLPKLREIDDLLKTTTTMIDLDESISVRTDHKTLRKQLALLLEGEGAGSKPAEQEPDTEATSGAYWHHSMENEAEQGLVEDPEPGTWEDDVDNSPTL; this comes from the coding sequence ATGACCGAAATGGAACATGAGCAGCTGCAACATGCAGTTGATACACGCGAACTCCCGTATTTCTTTACGCTGGACCGTGCCGAGCAGCTTAAGGCTCTTGAAGCGCTGATCTTTGCGAGCGAGGAGCCCCTTACGAATCGAATGTTGCATCGGGTACTCGTTCTTGAGGATCCGTCGCAGCAAGCGCCTGGACAACAAACGCTGCCGCTCGAAGGTGAAAAGGAACAACCCACTCCTGAGGTTGTCCTCCCTGCATTCGATGTGCCGAAAGGGTTCTTCGATGATCTGGTGGAAGAGATCAATGATGAACTTGAACGTACATCCCGCCCGTATCGGATCGTGAAGATCGCAGGGGGCTTTCAGTTCGCAACCACTCCAACACACGGCCAGCTTGTACAGAGACTGCTGAAGGCAAAGAACAGAAAGAGACTTACACAGGCAGCACTCGAAACGATCGCGATCATCGCGTATCGCCAGCCGATCACAAAGGCTGAGATCGATGCCATCCGTGGCGTGAACGCTGGTGAAGTGGTGAACTCGCTCGTTGAGAAACAGCTCGTGGCAATGGTCGGCCGGGCAGAGACACTGGGTAAGCCATTGCTCTATGGAACTACAGAAGAGTTCCTTCGCATTTTTGGCTTGAATTCTTTGTCAGATCTTCCTAAACTGCGGGAGATCGATGATCTGCTGAAGACAACAACAACGATGATCGATCTTGACGAGTCGATCTCGGTTCGTACGGATCATAAGACGCTGCGTAAACAGCTGGCTCTTTTGCTCGAAGGAGAAGGTGCCGGCTCAAAACCAGCAGAACAAGAACCAGATACTGAAGCAACCTCCGGTGCCTACTGGCACCACTCGATGGAGAATGAAGCAGAGCAAGGTCTTGTTGAAGATCCAGAGCCGGGAACCTGGGAAGACGATGTGGATAACTCGCCAACGCTTTGA
- a CDS encoding Nif3-like dinuclear metal center hexameric protein, with the protein MLVREFQRIVDAVLPPESAMHGDAIGLQVASKRSDVGRVLVCLEITDAIVAEAIERSCDTILTFHPLIYTPLARLDRSDRVSRCVGDLIVADISVICVHTTFDAFPQGTNLILAERLGLEPLRPLVPSMDRSTGMGLLASCSMTYSELIERIAVVCGGPVRHCPPLSESVRAVAIVGGSGVSFYDAAVSSGADVFITADVKYHAFHAASGVIGLVDPGHFEMEQFVPAGLVSVLSTAAPSLTFLESTVVTNPVHYAYRSSQRSINLSSHP; encoded by the coding sequence ATGCTCGTTCGTGAGTTCCAACGTATTGTCGATGCGGTACTGCCTCCGGAGTCCGCCATGCATGGAGATGCAATCGGTCTCCAAGTGGCATCGAAGCGTTCTGACGTAGGTCGGGTGCTTGTCTGCCTTGAGATAACGGACGCCATAGTGGCTGAGGCCATTGAGCGTTCCTGCGATACGATCCTCACGTTCCACCCCCTGATCTACACCCCGTTGGCTCGTCTGGACCGTTCAGACCGTGTTTCGCGATGTGTTGGTGACCTGATCGTTGCAGACATCTCGGTTATCTGCGTTCACACAACATTTGATGCCTTCCCCCAAGGAACCAATCTCATCCTTGCAGAACGCCTAGGTCTCGAACCATTGCGCCCACTCGTTCCCTCAATGGATCGGTCAACTGGTATGGGGCTCCTTGCTTCCTGTTCGATGACGTATTCAGAACTCATTGAGCGTATCGCAGTGGTATGCGGTGGCCCGGTGCGCCATTGTCCGCCATTGTCGGAGTCAGTGCGTGCTGTTGCCATCGTTGGCGGAAGCGGAGTTTCCTTTTACGATGCTGCCGTGTCTTCGGGTGCGGACGTTTTCATTACGGCTGATGTGAAGTACCATGCTTTCCATGCGGCAAGTGGCGTGATCGGTCTTGTAGACCCCGGACATTTTGAAATGGAACAATTCGTGCCTGCTGGACTTGTATCTGTCCTCAGCACCGCGGCCCCTAGCCTGACCTTTCTTGAAAGTACCGTTGTGACCAACCCTGTTCACTACGCGTACCGATCTTCACAGCGATCAATAAATCTTTCTTCTCATCCTTAG
- the lipA gene encoding lipoyl synthase: MNLELPVIQPVEQTTARRPEWLKVRAPGGEDYARVKNMMRSKALHTVCEEARCPNITECWNAGTATFMIHGDTCTRSCAFCAVKTGRPLPVDLDEPRRVAEAIASMNLKHAVITSVNRDEMKDGGSIVWAEVIRASREMAPQTTIEVLVPDFKGNLENLQRIIDARPDILNHNTETVPRLYKHVRPQGRFHWTLDILRESKRQGMRTKTGVMLGLGEEPREILEVMTELRAVDVDVLTLGQYLQPTKNHIPVDRFVHPDEFKHYETVGLEMGFKIVESGPLVRSSYHAERHV; the protein is encoded by the coding sequence ATGAACCTCGAACTTCCTGTGATTCAACCCGTCGAACAGACCACCGCACGGCGTCCGGAGTGGCTTAAAGTACGTGCCCCCGGCGGCGAGGATTATGCACGCGTGAAGAACATGATGCGGTCCAAGGCTCTTCATACCGTTTGTGAAGAAGCTCGCTGTCCGAACATCACGGAATGCTGGAACGCTGGCACCGCGACATTTATGATCCACGGTGACACGTGCACACGCTCATGCGCGTTCTGCGCAGTGAAGACCGGACGCCCCCTCCCTGTAGATCTTGATGAACCGCGCCGAGTTGCCGAAGCCATCGCATCGATGAATCTGAAACACGCGGTGATCACGTCAGTGAATAGAGATGAAATGAAGGACGGCGGTTCGATCGTGTGGGCAGAAGTCATTCGTGCATCGCGCGAAATGGCTCCGCAAACAACCATCGAAGTGCTCGTTCCTGATTTCAAAGGTAATCTTGAGAACCTTCAGCGCATCATCGATGCGCGCCCGGACATTCTCAATCACAACACGGAGACCGTACCCCGACTTTACAAGCACGTGCGGCCGCAAGGACGGTTCCACTGGACGTTGGACATCCTGCGCGAATCGAAACGTCAAGGCATGCGCACAAAAACAGGCGTGATGCTCGGACTCGGCGAAGAACCACGCGAGATCCTTGAGGTTATGACGGAGCTACGTGCTGTTGATGTGGACGTACTCACCCTTGGCCAGTACCTTCAGCCAACAAAGAACCACATCCCGGTTGACAGATTCGTTCACCCCGATGAATTCAAGCACTACGAAACAGTTGGTCTCGAAATGGGCTTCAAGATCGTTGAGTCCGGCCCACTGGTTCGCAGTTCGTATCACGCTGAACGTCACGTATGA
- a CDS encoding MBL fold metallo-hydrolase has protein sequence MTRFTVLGSGTSTGVPSVACECPTCTSEDPRDQRLRTSLLVQSDSTTIVVDTSLDFRQQMLRHNVLDINAVIFTHHHFDHIGGFDDVRPYNFRSGRPLPVYAMEETVDVLRSTFPYAFGLVESTGASTPSVDIHLIDNEPFSIGDIDVIPIPMRHGRSMRVNGYRFGNIAYCTDTNFLPSASLDLLRGLDTLVIDGLRWEDHPTHFTVDQAIAIINELEPKQAYLTHIAHQINHKRDSPKLPSNVHFAFDGLTLNVG, from the coding sequence ATGACCCGCTTTACAGTGCTTGGCAGCGGAACATCTACGGGTGTTCCTTCGGTGGCCTGTGAATGTCCAACATGCACTTCCGAAGACCCGCGTGACCAGCGGCTGAGAACGTCATTGCTTGTTCAGAGTGATTCGACCACCATCGTCGTCGACACGTCACTTGACTTCCGTCAGCAGATGTTACGTCACAACGTCCTCGACATCAACGCAGTGATCTTCACACATCATCACTTTGATCATATCGGCGGGTTCGATGACGTACGCCCGTACAACTTTCGTAGCGGTCGCCCCCTACCTGTCTATGCCATGGAAGAGACAGTAGACGTACTGCGATCAACGTTCCCCTATGCGTTCGGTCTCGTTGAGTCTACAGGGGCCTCAACTCCGTCGGTGGATATTCACCTGATCGATAACGAACCGTTCTCGATCGGCGATATTGATGTTATACCGATTCCCATGCGTCACGGCAGATCAATGCGGGTGAACGGATACCGTTTCGGCAACATTGCCTATTGCACCGACACGAATTTTCTTCCCTCCGCCTCCTTGGATCTTTTGAGGGGGCTCGACACACTCGTTATCGATGGTCTTCGTTGGGAAGACCATCCAACGCACTTTACCGTGGATCAGGCAATCGCCATCATCAATGAGCTTGAGCCAAAACAGGCCTACCTCACACACATCGCCCACCAGATCAACCACAAACGAGATTCCCCAAAGCTTCCATCGAATGTGCACTTCGCCTTCGATGGGCTCACGCTGAATGTGGGATAA
- the alr gene encoding alanine racemase produces MRSTVATIDLDALEWNLGVIRRHTPGKAVLGMVKANAYGHGMIQISRALQACGVEMLGTALVDEAILLRAAGITIPIMVLTPVEPHECLAAVEHNLITVACDLSQIRALGEAAVSLGKHAEVHLYVDTGMHREGFRPHDAASAALEIRSVSGINLTGICTHFATADDPNSPFLHEQLSTFNEVRKQCEAVGCTFAAVHAANTGAMWQSEQTHFSMVRPGLSLYGYASPGNEAMTLRPVMSLASRIISMRRAWPGETVSYGRRYMVTSETTIVTVPVGYGDGYMRRLTGTAECLISGERYPVVGSICMDELMVDVGNADVHLGDEVVLLGRQVRSDGHLNSIDAVEIAAWASTIPYEITTTISARVPRSFTGRLATQPGILTS; encoded by the coding sequence ATGAGAAGCACCGTTGCGACCATCGATCTTGATGCCTTGGAATGGAATCTCGGAGTGATCCGTAGACACACTCCGGGAAAGGCCGTCCTCGGTATGGTAAAAGCCAATGCCTACGGTCATGGAATGATCCAGATCTCCCGCGCACTACAAGCCTGCGGAGTAGAAATGCTCGGTACCGCATTGGTCGATGAAGCCATTCTTCTGCGAGCAGCCGGTATAACCATCCCGATCATGGTTCTTACGCCCGTAGAACCACACGAATGTTTGGCGGCGGTGGAGCATAACCTCATCACGGTGGCTTGTGACCTTTCGCAGATTCGTGCCTTGGGCGAAGCCGCCGTATCTCTTGGGAAACACGCAGAAGTCCACCTCTATGTGGACACCGGGATGCATCGAGAAGGGTTCCGACCCCATGATGCCGCTTCTGCTGCCCTGGAGATCCGATCGGTCTCCGGGATCAATCTCACAGGAATTTGTACCCATTTTGCAACTGCGGACGACCCCAACAGCCCCTTCCTTCACGAACAGTTATCCACGTTCAACGAAGTGCGCAAACAATGTGAGGCCGTGGGATGTACCTTTGCTGCGGTCCACGCGGCCAATACCGGTGCGATGTGGCAGTCCGAACAGACACATTTCTCCATGGTCCGCCCGGGTCTCTCGTTATACGGGTATGCTTCGCCGGGCAATGAGGCTATGACTCTTCGTCCGGTGATGTCGCTGGCATCGCGCATTATCTCAATGCGCAGGGCATGGCCAGGTGAGACGGTGAGTTATGGGCGGCGTTACATGGTCACCAGCGAGACAACTATCGTAACGGTGCCGGTAGGGTACGGAGACGGGTATATGCGCAGACTGACCGGCACGGCTGAGTGCCTTATCAGCGGCGAGCGGTATCCTGTAGTAGGGTCGATCTGCATGGATGAGCTGATGGTGGATGTTGGCAATGCCGACGTTCATCTCGGTGACGAGGTGGTTCTTCTTGGACGTCAGGTCCGCAGTGATGGCCACCTCAATAGCATCGATGCTGTTGAGATCGCAGCGTGGGCCTCAACCATACCGTACGAGATCACAACAACGATCTCTGCGCGTGTCCCACGATCGTTCACGGGGCGCTTGGCAACTCAGCCAGGCATCCTCACTTCATGA
- a CDS encoding aminotransferase class I/II-fold pyridoxal phosphate-dependent enzyme: MIVPNPHLQHIASYTPGASPDQIKAEFGLDHVEKLASNENPRGSSAAALEAAREALSSQAHLYADGGMRLRQRLAEHHNVSIESISVHNGSDAIIHQIMRVFLLPGETALSSHGTFVSFGLAVRGVAAEPQFVPLTAGYRFDVQALVAAVTDRTKVIYIANPNNPTGTYITHDELVWLMDNVPSSTLVVLDEAYVEYARHLAPDTYPDTLSMPYQNLLCLRTFSKAYGLAALRIGYAIGHPDVVQWLIRTKLPFDPNGPGCAAAVAALDDQDFVHESVELNGKGLALLLSTLHECGYVTSSSIANFVMVDLGDAFTAAAFHKHLLLQGFIARPLAGFGLPTCVRISTGTQEQNVHLADVLRAYAAETVEAPSPSLIQ, translated from the coding sequence ATGATCGTTCCCAACCCACATCTCCAACATATTGCGTCCTACACACCGGGCGCATCACCCGATCAGATCAAGGCTGAATTTGGCCTTGACCACGTGGAGAAATTGGCGTCGAATGAGAACCCGCGTGGTTCCTCAGCTGCGGCACTTGAAGCGGCCCGCGAGGCATTATCATCGCAGGCGCATCTCTATGCCGATGGTGGGATGCGATTACGGCAGCGTCTGGCAGAACATCATAATGTCAGCATCGAATCGATCAGCGTCCATAATGGCAGCGATGCCATTATCCATCAGATCATGCGAGTGTTTCTCCTTCCAGGTGAGACCGCGTTGAGTTCGCATGGCACGTTTGTAAGCTTTGGTCTGGCCGTACGGGGTGTGGCCGCTGAACCACAATTCGTTCCGCTCACTGCCGGATACCGATTCGACGTTCAAGCGCTTGTTGCCGCGGTCACGGATCGCACAAAGGTGATCTACATCGCCAATCCGAACAACCCTACCGGTACCTACATCACGCACGACGAACTCGTGTGGCTCATGGACAACGTTCCGAGCTCCACGCTTGTTGTGCTTGATGAAGCCTATGTGGAGTATGCACGTCATCTTGCGCCGGATACCTATCCCGACACTTTGTCGATGCCATATCAGAATCTTTTGTGCCTGCGGACATTTTCGAAGGCCTATGGTCTCGCAGCACTTCGCATCGGCTATGCGATCGGTCATCCCGATGTGGTTCAGTGGCTTATCCGTACCAAACTTCCGTTTGATCCAAACGGGCCGGGTTGTGCAGCAGCCGTGGCCGCATTGGATGACCAAGACTTCGTTCACGAAAGCGTTGAACTTAATGGTAAGGGGCTGGCACTGCTTCTGTCAACCTTGCACGAATGCGGGTACGTAACAAGCTCTAGTATTGCCAACTTCGTGATGGTCGATCTCGGAGATGCCTTCACGGCTGCCGCCTTCCATAAACATCTACTTCTTCAGGGCTTCATCGCCAGACCACTTGCCGGATTCGGACTGCCAACATGTGTGCGGATCAGCACGGGCACACAGGAACAGAATGTACACCTAGCAGATGTACTTCGAGCATATGCTGCTGAGACCGTAGAAGCCCCTTCCCCATCCTTGATCCAATAG
- a CDS encoding Hpt domain-containing protein, protein MTDPIQPNYQLPTEGPQDPILQELLPEFLDSWLNDLTTTWAGIRERADVQELYRFGHTIKGSFIQFGFRDLSAAGREIMEDANAGAWNDAEARVNALLSVVNTMRNHLSSSPSS, encoded by the coding sequence GTGACCGATCCGATTCAACCAAACTATCAGCTCCCAACCGAGGGGCCGCAGGATCCGATCCTGCAGGAACTCCTTCCCGAGTTCTTGGATTCATGGCTGAATGATCTTACTACAACGTGGGCCGGGATCCGCGAACGAGCCGATGTTCAAGAACTCTATCGTTTTGGTCATACGATCAAGGGATCGTTTATTCAGTTCGGTTTTCGTGACCTTTCTGCCGCCGGACGAGAGATCATGGAAGATGCGAACGCCGGTGCGTGGAACGATGCCGAAGCACGCGTCAACGCATTGCTCTCCGTTGTCAACACCATGAGAAACCATTTGTCGTCTTCACCTTCATCATGA
- a CDS encoding segregation/condensation protein A: MYSVRLNNFEGPLDLLLFFIRRDELDIYDIPIASITQEFLEYVKVLELLDLELAGEFIVMASMLVQIKAQMLLPRDEKAGGDVGLLDEDDPRAELVKRLLEYKRYREASDSLTLSAENQRYVLYRSVFEAEEIHAAESGAYRNATLFDLLKALKRAVEKAPDQADPHVVTRFPITVEEKAAEIIHTLGTKPSVRFFELIGGLTKMHIVVTFLALLELAKNHRILVQQDERFDDIIIAIRVETDGEQRELEQEQTV, from the coding sequence ATGTATAGTGTACGACTGAATAATTTTGAAGGTCCGCTCGATCTCCTGCTCTTCTTCATCCGACGCGATGAATTGGATATCTATGACATTCCAATCGCCTCGATCACACAGGAATTTCTCGAGTATGTAAAGGTCTTGGAACTCCTGGATCTCGAACTCGCCGGCGAGTTCATCGTGATGGCTTCGATGCTAGTGCAGATCAAGGCCCAGATGCTTCTTCCCCGAGATGAAAAGGCAGGGGGCGATGTAGGTCTTCTAGATGAAGATGACCCTCGAGCCGAACTTGTGAAGCGTTTGCTTGAATACAAACGATATCGCGAAGCATCAGACTCGCTTACGCTGTCAGCTGAAAACCAACGCTATGTGCTCTATCGCAGCGTGTTTGAAGCCGAAGAGATCCACGCCGCAGAATCCGGCGCGTACCGGAATGCAACCCTTTTCGATCTCCTGAAAGCCCTCAAACGCGCGGTTGAAAAAGCACCGGACCAAGCAGATCCGCACGTTGTGACTCGATTCCCGATCACTGTAGAAGAGAAGGCCGCAGAGATCATTCATACCCTCGGTACCAAACCATCGGTGAGGTTCTTTGAACTCATCGGCGGACTTACCAAGATGCACATCGTGGTAACGTTCCTTGCTCTGTTGGAGCTTGCGAAGAACCATCGCATTCTTGTGCAACAAGACGAACGATTCGACGACATCATCATCGCCATTCGCGTGGAGACAGACGGTGAACAACGTGAATTGGAACAGGAACAGACTGTATGA
- the tsaA gene encoding tRNA (N6-threonylcarbamoyladenosine(37)-N6)-methyltransferase TrmO, translating to MVTGPIHLEPIGCIRTPYINKYDAPRQPRIDDRVDEATVELYPHRNYEQALRDIDGCDHIWLVTYFDRAPGWKPLVLTPRDRVKRGVFATRSPHRPNPIGLTCVELLSVKGLRLIVKGTDLLDKTPVLDIKPYLAYADAFPESRVRWVDEVDQQPSFKVVWTDKGLALPEDVRTHAERVLAADPFPHPYRRIEQGPNGVSILAVREHRISFVIDDDTVTIL from the coding sequence GTGGTGACAGGGCCCATCCACCTAGAGCCGATCGGTTGTATTCGTACCCCGTACATCAACAAATACGACGCACCTCGTCAGCCTCGGATCGATGATCGTGTGGACGAGGCCACGGTTGAACTCTACCCACACCGTAATTACGAACAAGCACTGCGAGATATCGACGGATGTGATCACATATGGCTTGTGACGTACTTCGATAGGGCTCCAGGTTGGAAACCACTCGTTCTCACACCACGCGATAGAGTGAAACGTGGTGTCTTTGCCACGCGTTCACCACATCGGCCTAATCCGATCGGCCTTACGTGTGTTGAACTGCTGAGCGTGAAGGGCCTTCGTCTCATCGTGAAGGGCACTGATCTCCTGGATAAAACACCCGTCCTCGATATCAAGCCCTATCTGGCCTATGCCGATGCCTTTCCAGAGAGCCGTGTTCGTTGGGTGGACGAGGTCGATCAACAACCATCATTCAAGGTGGTATGGACGGATAAGGGGCTGGCATTGCCCGAAGATGTTCGAACACATGCAGAACGCGTACTTGCTGCCGACCCGTTTCCACATCCGTACCGGAGAATTGAACAAGGACCGAACGGTGTATCGATCCTCGCCGTACGAGAACACAGAATCAGTTTCGTCATTGATGATGATACTGTGACCATCCTCTGA
- a CDS encoding asparaginase encodes MISTVTEPILSRVVIIFTGGTIASTLDREWGGVVPSMSGGEILARIPGIRSVADIVVHEYGTFPGPHMTVDRMLELSGIVKAYVEDPLVHGVVVTHGTDTLEETAYFLDCTVSTDKPIVVLGAMRNSSEPDWDGPRNVRDAVTVAANPAVRGLGVLVCLGGSITAASEASKTDTQDLSTFTSFDFGPIGRITNGVLIIHRHPLHRETYTVEKLPTFVPLLKSYAGMDRTLIEACRSKGAQGIVIEAFGVGNVTPDVFYALKDAAESGLPVVLVSRCPVGRIEHLYAYEGAGKHLHEAGVIFADFLNGQKARIKLICALGAGLSVPEIRRSFEWADAERAILG; translated from the coding sequence ATGATTTCCACCGTGACCGAACCCATCCTCTCCCGCGTCGTTATCATTTTCACCGGCGGCACCATCGCATCCACCCTGGATCGCGAATGGGGCGGTGTGGTTCCGAGCATGTCAGGAGGAGAGATCCTTGCCCGTATACCGGGGATCCGTTCCGTTGCCGATATCGTTGTTCATGAGTACGGTACCTTTCCCGGACCTCATATGACCGTTGACCGGATGCTTGAGCTCTCAGGCATTGTCAAGGCCTATGTGGAGGATCCATTGGTCCATGGTGTGGTGGTAACCCACGGAACCGATACCCTTGAAGAGACGGCGTATTTCCTCGACTGCACAGTCTCAACCGATAAACCGATCGTGGTTCTTGGTGCGATGCGGAACAGTAGTGAGCCCGACTGGGATGGTCCACGGAATGTTCGTGATGCCGTGACCGTTGCGGCAAATCCCGCCGTTCGCGGACTTGGCGTGTTGGTCTGCCTTGGTGGGTCCATTACTGCTGCTTCCGAAGCCTCAAAGACCGACACGCAGGACCTTTCCACCTTTACCAGCTTTGACTTCGGACCGATCGGACGCATCACAAACGGTGTGCTCATCATTCATCGACATCCGCTTCACAGAGAGACCTACACTGTAGAGAAGCTGCCAACATTCGTCCCCCTGCTAAAATCCTACGCCGGCATGGATCGCACGCTGATCGAAGCTTGTCGGAGCAAAGGGGCTCAAGGTATCGTGATCGAAGCATTCGGTGTAGGGAACGTCACACCAGACGTCTTTTATGCCCTCAAAGACGCGGCAGAGTCCGGTTTGCCTGTGGTTCTCGTCTCGCGGTGTCCGGTTGGACGTATTGAGCATCTCTACGCCTATGAAGGGGCTGGCAAGCACCTCCACGAGGCAGGCGTGATCTTTGCCGACTTCCTCAACGGGCAGAAGGCGCGAATCAAACTGATCTGTGCGCTCGGCGCAGGGCTTTCTGTGCCGGAGATCCGCAGGTCGTTTGAATGGGCTGATGCTGAAAGGGCCATTCTGGGATGA
- the hppD gene encoding 4-hydroxyphenylpyruvate dioxygenase: protein MSTDTLSAPTPTATEDFLPLNGTDYVEIYCGNAKQSAYFYRTAFGYQLVAYAGPETGVRDRASYVLQQGKIRLVLTSPMHPDNPITEHIAKHGDGVKVLALWVDDARAAWKATTERGAVSIQEPTVLTDDHGEVVVASIKTYGDTVHTFVERRNYNGAFMPGYQAIDDGYKTEPIGLLYVDHCVGNVELGHMNEWVKFYEDVMGFKLLITFDDSDISTEYSALMSKVVSNGTGYVKFPINEPASGKRKSQIEEYIEFYHGAGVQHIAVATNDIIHTVSELRRRGVQFLHVPGTYYLDLLDRVGAIGEDINDLRRLNILVDRDDEGYLLQIFTKPVEDRPTVFYEIIQRRGARSFGKGNFKALFESIEREQALRGNL from the coding sequence ATGAGCACAGACACGCTATCAGCACCTACACCAACCGCAACGGAGGATTTTCTTCCGCTCAACGGTACGGACTATGTTGAGATCTACTGCGGCAACGCCAAGCAGTCGGCTTATTTCTATCGTACCGCGTTCGGGTATCAGCTCGTTGCGTATGCGGGACCGGAAACGGGTGTGCGCGACCGTGCTTCATACGTGTTGCAGCAAGGCAAGATCCGTCTGGTTCTCACATCACCGATGCATCCCGACAATCCGATCACCGAACACATCGCTAAACATGGCGATGGTGTGAAGGTATTGGCACTTTGGGTGGACGATGCCCGTGCTGCGTGGAAGGCCACTACGGAACGCGGAGCAGTGAGCATTCAGGAGCCAACAGTACTTACCGATGATCACGGCGAAGTGGTTGTAGCATCGATCAAGACATACGGTGATACCGTTCACACCTTCGTTGAGCGCCGCAACTACAACGGTGCATTCATGCCGGGATATCAAGCTATCGACGATGGCTACAAGACCGAGCCTATTGGGCTTCTCTATGTTGACCATTGCGTAGGAAACGTTGAACTTGGCCACATGAATGAATGGGTAAAGTTCTATGAGGATGTGATGGGCTTCAAACTGCTCATCACCTTCGACGACTCAGATATCTCCACCGAATATTCCGCCCTTATGTCAAAGGTGGTTTCAAATGGTACGGGATACGTGAAGTTCCCGATCAATGAGCCAGCATCAGGCAAACGAAAGAGCCAGATCGAAGAGTACATCGAATTCTATCACGGTGCAGGTGTTCAGCATATCGCGGTGGCAACGAATGACATCATTCACACCGTGAGTGAACTGCGTCGCCGAGGCGTTCAGTTCCTGCATGTACCGGGAACGTATTACCTTGACCTTCTCGACCGTGTTGGAGCAATTGGAGAAGACATCAACGATCTTCGCAGACTCAACATCCTTGTTGATCGCGATGACGAGGGGTATCTTCTTCAGATCTTCACAAAGCCGGTTGAAGATCGTCCTACAGTATTCTATGAGATCATTCAGCGTCGCGGTGCACGTTCGTTTGGCAAGGGCAACTTCAAAGCGCTCTTTGAATCGATCGAACGCGAGCAGGCATTGCGCGGCAACTTGTAA